A genomic segment from Janibacter sp. DB-40 encodes:
- the purS gene encoding phosphoribosylformylglycinamidine synthase subunit PurS, producing the protein MGRIVVDVMLKPEILDPQGQAVRGALPRLGLDQFTDVRQGKRFVLSVDGEVTETHLASAREAAETLLSNPVIEDVVNVHELTTDEPEQAPITGAGA; encoded by the coding sequence GTGGGACGCATCGTCGTCGACGTCATGCTCAAGCCCGAGATCCTCGACCCCCAGGGCCAGGCCGTGCGCGGTGCGCTGCCGCGACTGGGGCTGGACCAGTTCACCGATGTGCGGCAGGGGAAGCGCTTCGTGCTCTCCGTCGACGGCGAGGTCACCGAGACACACCTGGCCAGCGCCCGCGAGGCCGCCGAGACCCTCCTGTCCAACCCGGTCATCGAGGACGTCGTCAACGTCCACGAGCTGACGACGGACGAGCCCGAGCAGGCTCCGATCACCGGGGCGGGCGCGTGA
- a CDS encoding AarF/UbiB family protein — protein MSSRYTDLVRLLLRHARSDLLAGAQVDGLTGGDDMPEGSDARAQAFANDLEKMGPTYIKMGQLLSTRFDLLPPSYTDALTRLQDTVEPFSFAEVREIVEGELDMRLKDAFAFFDEEPLAAASLGQVHRATTRSGRDVVVKVQRPDVRETIRGDMDVLDKVTGLVDKHTSVGSSYGLNQLLHQFRRSLVDELDYRREARNLLRFIELTEAHDRLVVPEPVLQLTTTRVLTMEHIEGRKVTDLGPLALIDLDARPLVEQLFHCYLQMILDEGVLHADPHPGNLLVTEDGRLALLDLGMIATVPQRVQTHVTKLLLAINDGDGEEAAAVLADMGHALDDYDAAAFRDDVAHLVSEAMASGPDLEAGRLLVELSRLSGVHGLRPPAEMAMIGKALLNLDQTTSHLDPDFSPADAIRDNVSDIFASSLKTSPGGLLAAAIEAKEFTAHLPKRANRILDSLARGELRVQIDALDEQRLHLVLQRTANRLTLGLIIAATIIGAAMMMSVETEVTFLGFPAIAMLFFVVAVMAAVALGVHIVLTDRKVARYHPSSQDDG, from the coding sequence ATGAGCAGCCGCTACACCGACCTCGTCCGACTCCTGCTCCGGCATGCCCGGAGCGACCTGCTCGCCGGAGCCCAGGTGGATGGCCTCACCGGGGGCGACGACATGCCCGAGGGTTCCGACGCACGGGCGCAGGCCTTCGCGAACGACCTGGAGAAGATGGGCCCGACGTACATCAAGATGGGCCAGCTGCTCTCGACGCGCTTCGACCTGCTGCCCCCGTCGTACACCGACGCGCTCACCCGACTGCAGGACACGGTCGAGCCCTTCTCCTTCGCCGAGGTCCGCGAGATCGTCGAGGGGGAGCTCGACATGCGGCTCAAGGACGCCTTCGCCTTCTTCGACGAGGAGCCGCTCGCGGCGGCCTCGCTCGGGCAGGTGCACCGGGCGACGACCCGCTCGGGCCGCGACGTCGTCGTCAAGGTGCAGCGCCCGGACGTGCGGGAGACGATCCGCGGCGACATGGACGTGCTGGACAAGGTCACCGGCCTGGTCGACAAGCACACCAGCGTCGGCAGCTCCTACGGTCTCAACCAGCTGCTCCACCAGTTCCGCCGCTCGCTCGTCGACGAGCTCGACTACCGCCGGGAGGCCCGCAACCTGCTGCGGTTCATCGAGCTGACCGAGGCGCACGACCGGCTGGTCGTGCCCGAGCCCGTGCTGCAGCTGACGACGACCCGGGTGCTGACGATGGAGCACATCGAGGGCCGCAAGGTGACCGACCTGGGGCCGTTGGCCCTCATCGACCTGGACGCCCGGCCGCTCGTGGAGCAGCTCTTCCACTGCTACCTGCAGATGATCCTCGACGAGGGCGTGCTGCACGCCGACCCCCACCCCGGCAACCTGCTCGTCACCGAGGACGGGCGGCTCGCGCTGCTCGACCTGGGGATGATCGCCACCGTGCCGCAGCGCGTGCAGACGCACGTGACCAAGCTCCTGCTGGCGATCAACGACGGGGACGGGGAGGAGGCCGCCGCCGTCCTGGCCGACATGGGACACGCGCTCGACGACTACGACGCGGCCGCCTTCCGCGACGACGTCGCCCACCTCGTCAGCGAGGCCATGGCCAGTGGCCCGGACCTCGAGGCCGGGCGGCTGCTCGTCGAGCTCTCCCGCCTCTCCGGGGTCCACGGGCTGCGCCCGCCGGCCGAGATGGCGATGATCGGCAAGGCCCTGCTCAACCTCGACCAGACCACCTCGCACCTCGACCCGGACTTCTCCCCCGCCGATGCGATCCGGGACAACGTCTCCGACATCTTCGCCTCGTCGCTGAAGACCTCCCCCGGCGGGCTGCTGGCCGCCGCGATCGAGGCCAAGGAGTTCACCGCCCACCTGCCCAAGCGCGCCAACCGCATCCTCGACTCGCTCGCCCGCGGCGAGCTGCGCGTGCAGATCGACGCGCTCGACGAGCAGCGGCTGCACCTCGTGCTCCAGCGCACCGCCAACCGGCTCACCCTCGGGCTGATCATCGCGGCGACGATCATCGGCGCCGCGATGATGATGAGCGTGGAGACCGAGGTGACCTTCCTGGGCTTCCCGGCGATCGCGATGCTCTTCTTCGTCGTCGCGGTGATGGCGGCGGTCGCGCTCGGCGTCCACATCGTGCTCACCGACCGCAAGGTCGCCCGCTACCATCCGTCGTCGCAGGACGACGGCTGA
- a CDS encoding fatty acyl-CoA synthetase, with product MSTKMQMATARANGLGEVLRRSAARFRDKTAIIDGETRLSYREFDDLCTRVAAGLAGHGINPGDRVALLSRNSADFAAIAWGAARLGVILVPINFMLTADEVGYIVGDSEPVAFITQPEFVDTATEAIAASGQAVPTRIVTGEAKGEWAPFADLAATDATGWTPPVVADDDPIRLMYTSGTESRPKGALLTSRALQAEYLSAIIDGGMTGDDIDLHTLPLYHCAQLDCFLGPDLMLGATSIILPAPEPATVLRTIAEHGVTKYFAPPTVWIGLLRHADFDTTDLSSLRKGYYGASPMPVEILKEIQQRLPDVDLWNFYGQTELAPVATILPPHEQLSHAGSAGFPVLNVETRLVDDDGVEVPVGEIGEVVHRSPQIAAGYWRNGEKTAEAFKGGWFHSGDLAIADEDGRITIVDRKKDMIKTGGENVASREVEEAIYAHPDVAEVAVFALPDPKWVEAVTATVVAKEGSELTVAAIEEHCAGVLASFKRPKRIEVLPELPKNPSGKILKRELRERFS from the coding sequence ATGTCGACGAAGATGCAGATGGCCACCGCCCGTGCCAACGGACTGGGGGAGGTGCTGCGCCGCAGCGCTGCTCGCTTCCGGGACAAGACGGCGATCATCGACGGCGAGACGCGGCTGAGTTACCGCGAGTTCGACGACCTGTGCACGCGGGTGGCGGCCGGTCTCGCCGGTCACGGCATCAACCCGGGCGACCGGGTCGCCCTGCTCAGCCGCAACTCCGCCGACTTCGCGGCGATCGCCTGGGGCGCCGCCCGCCTGGGAGTCATCCTCGTCCCGATCAACTTCATGCTCACCGCGGACGAGGTCGGTTACATCGTCGGCGACAGCGAGCCGGTCGCCTTCATCACCCAGCCGGAGTTCGTGGACACCGCCACCGAGGCGATCGCCGCGAGTGGACAGGCGGTCCCCACCCGCATCGTCACCGGGGAGGCGAAGGGGGAGTGGGCCCCCTTCGCCGACCTCGCCGCGACCGACGCGACCGGCTGGACCCCTCCGGTGGTCGCCGACGACGACCCGATCCGGCTGATGTACACCTCCGGCACGGAGTCCCGGCCGAAGGGAGCGCTGCTCACCTCCCGCGCACTGCAGGCCGAGTACCTCAGCGCGATCATCGACGGCGGGATGACCGGCGACGACATCGACCTGCACACCCTGCCGCTGTACCACTGCGCGCAGCTGGACTGCTTCCTCGGGCCCGACCTCATGCTCGGCGCGACGAGCATCATCCTGCCCGCGCCGGAGCCGGCGACCGTGCTGCGCACCATCGCCGAGCACGGGGTCACGAAGTACTTCGCGCCGCCGACGGTGTGGATCGGCCTGCTGCGCCACGCGGACTTCGACACCACCGACCTGTCCTCGCTGCGCAAGGGCTACTACGGCGCCTCCCCGATGCCGGTGGAGATCCTCAAGGAGATCCAGCAGCGGCTGCCGGACGTCGACCTGTGGAACTTCTACGGCCAGACCGAGCTGGCCCCGGTCGCGACGATCCTGCCGCCGCACGAGCAGCTCTCGCACGCGGGCTCGGCCGGCTTCCCGGTGCTCAACGTCGAGACCCGGCTCGTCGACGACGACGGCGTCGAGGTGCCCGTCGGTGAGATCGGCGAGGTGGTCCACCGCAGCCCGCAGATCGCGGCCGGCTACTGGCGCAACGGGGAGAAGACCGCGGAGGCCTTCAAAGGTGGCTGGTTCCACTCCGGGGACCTGGCGATCGCCGACGAGGACGGCCGGATCACGATCGTCGACCGCAAGAAGGACATGATCAAGACCGGCGGCGAGAACGTCGCCTCGCGCGAGGTCGAGGAGGCGATCTACGCCCACCCCGACGTCGCGGAGGTCGCGGTCTTCGCCCTGCCGGACCCGAAGTGGGTCGAGGCGGTCACCGCGACCGTCGTCGCCAAGGAGGGCTCGGAGCTCACCGTCGCCGCGATCGAGGAACACTGCGCCGGAGTACTCGCCTCCTTCAAGCGGCCCAAGCGGATCGAGGTCCTGCCCGAGCTGCCGAAGAACCCGAGCGGCAAGATCCTCAAGCGCGAGCTGCGGGAACGCTTCAGCTGA
- a CDS encoding MFS transporter, which produces MKQMLHDCGRLLGDRRTRWVLGGLAVSVVGDGAARVAILLRVHAEGGGSSALAVVLVLFALPMVLLAGVAGALADRPDPRPVVLGAVALQLVAAVVLALTGGLAWTGGAAFVLQTGFALANSAWMVALPRLVAEEDVGTLVSLHHGLMALAAPTGAALGGLLVQHVGAATPFVLDAASFVVLMGAGLALLPVRESAASSAPSGILRTVLPLDGLAALRRHSLLTLLAAAVLPFIIAVESVNAIEVYLVRDVLGGSSGFFGFSEGMAGVGVAIGALLASAARTTTARARTVLWAIPAMSLVVVAEGLAPGTSVYLVLVVSIGLLLGGLNAVVMTLVVTETGARTRGRVVAFVGGAARSCGMIALAVGGLLGTLLDPRTSFVAVGMVGLAIGVVALWAARGRVPVARPQPTTPVAGTAAVGSRPTT; this is translated from the coding sequence ATGAAACAGATGCTTCACGACTGTGGTCGGCTGCTGGGCGACCGACGCACCCGGTGGGTGCTCGGTGGCCTCGCCGTCTCCGTCGTGGGGGACGGGGCGGCCCGGGTGGCCATCCTGCTGAGGGTGCACGCCGAGGGGGGTGGGTCGTCCGCGCTGGCGGTCGTGCTCGTGCTCTTCGCCCTGCCGATGGTCCTGCTGGCCGGGGTGGCCGGAGCGCTCGCCGACCGACCCGACCCGCGCCCGGTCGTGCTGGGTGCCGTCGCGCTGCAGCTCGTCGCCGCGGTAGTGCTGGCGCTCACCGGGGGGCTGGCCTGGACGGGGGGCGCTGCCTTCGTGCTGCAGACCGGCTTCGCCCTCGCCAACTCGGCGTGGATGGTCGCCCTGCCCCGGCTCGTCGCTGAGGAGGACGTCGGCACACTCGTCTCCCTGCACCACGGTCTGATGGCCCTGGCCGCACCGACCGGTGCGGCCCTCGGCGGCCTGCTCGTCCAGCACGTCGGTGCGGCCACCCCCTTCGTCCTCGATGCGGCCAGCTTCGTCGTCCTGATGGGCGCCGGCCTCGCGCTGCTGCCGGTGCGGGAGTCCGCCGCCTCGAGCGCTCCGTCGGGGATCCTTCGCACGGTGCTGCCACTGGACGGCCTCGCGGCCCTGCGGCGGCACTCGCTGCTGACCCTGCTGGCGGCGGCGGTGCTGCCGTTCATCATCGCCGTCGAGTCGGTCAACGCGATCGAGGTGTACCTCGTGAGGGACGTGCTCGGGGGCAGCTCCGGGTTCTTCGGCTTCTCCGAGGGGATGGCCGGCGTGGGAGTCGCGATCGGGGCCCTGCTGGCGTCGGCGGCCCGGACGACGACCGCCCGGGCGCGCACGGTCCTGTGGGCGATCCCGGCCATGTCGCTCGTCGTGGTCGCTGAGGGGCTCGCCCCCGGGACGTCGGTCTACCTGGTCCTGGTGGTCTCGATCGGGCTCCTGCTCGGTGGCCTCAACGCGGTCGTCATGACACTCGTGGTGACCGAGACAGGTGCCCGCACGCGGGGACGGGTCGTCGCCTTCGTCGGGGGCGCCGCCCGGTCCTGCGGGATGATCGCGCTCGCCGTCGGTGGCTTGCTCGGCACCCTGCTCGATCCGCGCACGTCCTTCGTCGCCGTGGGCATGGTCGGTCTGGCCATCGGCGTCGTGGCCCTGTGGGCCGCGCGCGGGCGGGTCCCCGTCGCACGACCGCAGCCGACCACGCCGGTGGCCGGCACGGCTGCCGTCGGGAGCCGTCCAACCACCTAG
- a CDS encoding phosphoribosylaminoimidazolesuccinocarboxamide synthase: MTSDAPLDLPGYAHVYSGKVRDLYAPTGSDGAPRGDQLLLVASDRMSAYDFVLDTPIPDKGAVLTQMSLWWFEQVADLVPHHVVSTDVPAAVAGRAVLVERLDMLPVECVARAYLTGGGLGEYRSTGAVSGIELPDGLVDGSRLPEPIFTPSTKAPAGEHDEPIPFAGVVAEVGQALAERARDLTVRILQRGNEIATDRGIILADTKVEFGLRGLDLGEGEDPRAAIRSRGADAEIVLADELLTPDSSRFWPADQWEPGRQQPSYDKQFVRDWLTSPASGWDRSSGEAPPALPDRVVEQTRAKYVEAYERLTGQTFRG; encoded by the coding sequence ATGACGAGTGACGCCCCCCTCGACCTGCCCGGCTACGCCCACGTCTACTCGGGCAAGGTGCGCGACCTGTATGCCCCGACCGGGTCGGATGGCGCACCCCGCGGGGACCAGCTGCTCCTCGTGGCCAGCGACCGGATGTCGGCCTACGACTTCGTCCTCGACACCCCGATCCCGGACAAGGGCGCGGTGCTGACGCAGATGTCGCTGTGGTGGTTCGAGCAGGTCGCCGACCTCGTGCCGCACCACGTCGTCTCCACCGACGTGCCCGCGGCCGTGGCCGGCCGGGCGGTCCTCGTCGAGCGCCTCGACATGCTCCCCGTGGAGTGCGTCGCCCGCGCCTACCTCACCGGTGGCGGCCTGGGCGAGTACCGCTCGACCGGCGCGGTCAGCGGGATCGAGCTCCCCGACGGGCTCGTCGACGGGTCCCGCCTGCCGGAGCCGATCTTCACCCCCTCCACCAAGGCGCCCGCCGGCGAGCACGACGAGCCGATCCCCTTCGCGGGTGTCGTCGCCGAGGTCGGTCAGGCGCTCGCCGAGCGCGCCCGCGACCTCACCGTGCGCATCCTCCAACGCGGCAACGAGATCGCCACCGATCGCGGGATCATCCTCGCCGACACGAAGGTCGAGTTCGGCCTGCGCGGCCTCGATCTCGGCGAAGGGGAGGACCCCCGGGCCGCGATCCGCTCCCGGGGGGCGGACGCCGAGATCGTCCTCGCGGACGAGCTCCTCACCCCCGACTCCTCGCGCTTCTGGCCGGCGGACCAGTGGGAGCCGGGCCGGCAGCAGCCGAGCTACGACAAGCAGTTCGTCCGCGACTGGCTGACCTCGCCGGCGTCCGGCTGGGACAGGTCCTCCGGCGAGGCGCCGCCCGCGCTGCCGGACCGGGTCGTCGAGCAGACCCGGGCGAAGTACGTCGAGGCCTACGAGCGGCTGACGGGGCAGACCTTCCGCGGCTGA
- the soxR gene encoding redox-sensitive transcriptional activator SoxR, protein MDQRDPLTIGETARRAGVTVPTLRFYESRGLVHPTRTAGNQRRYPRHTLRRLAFVRAAQRFGLSLEEIRSALETLPRDRPPTSRDWKRLSRTWHDALQERIDALVRLRDTTTGCIGCGCLSTTSCPIYNPDDLHGDEGPGARRWPSGLRD, encoded by the coding sequence ATGGACCAGCGCGACCCGCTCACGATCGGGGAGACCGCGCGCCGCGCCGGCGTCACGGTCCCGACCCTCCGGTTCTACGAGTCCAGGGGCCTGGTGCATCCCACCCGCACCGCCGGCAACCAGCGTCGCTACCCGCGGCACACCCTGCGGCGGTTGGCCTTCGTCCGGGCCGCCCAGCGCTTCGGCCTGTCACTGGAGGAGATCAGGTCCGCGCTCGAGACGCTGCCGCGCGACCGGCCCCCGACCTCCCGGGACTGGAAGCGCCTCTCCCGCACGTGGCACGACGCGCTGCAGGAGCGCATCGATGCCCTCGTGCGACTGCGGGACACCACCACCGGCTGCATCGGGTGCGGCTGCCTGTCGACGACGAGCTGCCCGATCTACAACCCCGACGACCTCCACGGTGACGAAGGGCCCGGCGCCCGGCGTTGGCCATCTGGCCTCCGGGACTGA
- a CDS encoding helix-turn-helix domain-containing protein: MPRKRSELQITDPTALRVLAHPARQRLITELFAGEVLTATEAAQLVGLTPSATSYHLRALEKAGVVVRDESTSDARQRPWRAAADSFSIRPEAYRDSGVDAWDANLSGWFTDIRAGVQRAERAMTAGRDDVGRMSHGRLWLTWEEVQELGDRIAEITDEYRGRTRSDHPEGARAWDSYVLMLPMEEME; the protein is encoded by the coding sequence ATGCCCAGAAAGCGGAGCGAGCTGCAGATCACGGATCCCACGGCCCTGCGCGTCCTCGCCCACCCGGCACGGCAGCGCCTCATCACCGAGCTCTTCGCCGGCGAGGTGCTCACCGCGACCGAGGCGGCGCAGCTCGTGGGCCTCACCCCGTCCGCCACGAGCTACCACCTGCGGGCGCTGGAGAAGGCGGGCGTCGTCGTGCGCGACGAGTCGACCTCCGACGCCCGGCAGCGCCCGTGGCGCGCCGCGGCGGACAGCTTCTCGATCCGCCCCGAGGCCTACCGGGACTCGGGCGTGGACGCCTGGGACGCGAACCTCTCCGGGTGGTTCACCGACATCCGGGCCGGCGTCCAGCGAGCGGAGCGGGCCATGACGGCGGGCCGCGACGACGTCGGTCGGATGAGCCACGGACGGCTGTGGCTCACGTGGGAGGAGGTCCAGGAGCTCGGCGACCGCATCGCGGAGATCACCGACGAGTACCGCGGCCGGACCCGCTCGGACCACCCCGAGGGCGCCCGCGCCTGGGACTCCTACGTCCTCATGCTCCCGATGGAGGAGATGGAGTAG
- a CDS encoding DUF1697 domain-containing protein produces the protein MPAYVAFLRAINLGARRKFPKADLQRVVESVGTDVQVHLNTGNVLLTSRQRSTDAVARTLERAFAADRGFEVPTVVLTLDELVSVAAEADTVAGEAPFVVAAHYVSFLKEEPSAEAVAAFTARETKGETAVVRGAAVHLLVAEAENYRGAKLPGAVERDLGVATNRNVTVVRELARRWGGG, from the coding sequence ATGCCCGCGTACGTCGCCTTCCTCAGGGCGATCAACCTCGGCGCCCGCCGGAAGTTCCCCAAGGCCGACCTGCAGCGAGTCGTCGAGTCGGTCGGCACCGATGTGCAGGTGCACCTCAACACCGGCAACGTGCTGCTGACCAGCCGGCAGCGCTCGACGGATGCGGTGGCGCGGACGCTCGAGCGGGCCTTCGCCGCCGACCGGGGGTTCGAGGTACCCACCGTGGTGCTCACGCTCGACGAGCTGGTGAGCGTCGCCGCGGAGGCCGACACGGTGGCGGGGGAGGCCCCCTTCGTCGTCGCGGCGCACTACGTCTCGTTCCTCAAGGAGGAGCCGAGCGCGGAGGCGGTCGCCGCCTTCACCGCACGGGAGACGAAGGGGGAGACCGCCGTGGTCCGCGGTGCCGCCGTGCACCTGCTGGTCGCCGAGGCCGAGAACTACCGCGGGGCGAAGCTGCCCGGGGCGGTCGAGCGGGACCTCGGAGTCGCGACGAACCGCAACGTCACGGTGGTGAGGGAGCTGGCACGTCGCTGGGGCGGCGGATGA